Proteins co-encoded in one Dehalococcoidia bacterium genomic window:
- a CDS encoding twin-arginine translocation signal domain-containing protein, giving the protein MREEGYDRMGMTRRTFLKLAGGAVGAAALGALGFGTYQNRDRIPFLRKEIVVPPTFDNAQVSGAIGSNNEIKIDAATLDKVPTLPSVATPKHDIYLLTPFQNIPSGVNIAYNKNFGGDFNPGELSNAKDQNIKNNIIFENVPKDTVIIAPFDGQIEFYANPSDAAGVCEMANLFYFAPDGAVHQLLIGGPFQALIDEKPFLTGQINLNEDSLLVSVNRGQPIAKTLQTRAIGFTAQAWPKGLGTATYYIYPDNLNLITLPDGSGQEKLAILTQ; this is encoded by the coding sequence ATGAGAGAAGAAGGATATGACCGAATGGGCATGACCCGAAGAACGTTCCTTAAATTGGCCGGAGGCGCTGTGGGAGCAGCTGCTTTGGGAGCGCTGGGTTTTGGGACATACCAGAACCGTGACCGTATCCCCTTTCTACGCAAGGAGATTGTAGTTCCCCCTACATTTGACAACGCACAGGTGAGTGGCGCGATAGGAAGTAATAACGAGATAAAAATTGATGCGGCCACACTGGACAAAGTTCCCACTCTCCCCTCTGTTGCGACCCCAAAGCATGACATCTATTTGCTGACGCCCTTCCAGAATATTCCGTCCGGTGTCAATATTGCTTATAATAAAAATTTTGGGGGAGATTTTAACCCCGGCGAACTTAGCAATGCCAAAGACCAGAATATAAAAAATAATATAATTTTTGAGAATGTGCCGAAAGACACGGTGATTATTGCTCCTTTTGACGGGCAAATTGAATTTTATGCAAATCCCTCTGACGCCGCGGGAGTGTGTGAAATGGCTAATCTTTTCTATTTTGCCCCGGACGGCGCAGTTCATCAACTTTTGATTGGCGGTCCCTTCCAAGCCTTAATCGATGAAAAGCCTTTCCTGACCGGTCAGATAAATCTTAATGAAGACTCTCTCCTTGTCAGTGTTAATCGGGGGCAGCCCATAGCCAAAACGTTGCAGACAAGAGCTATTGGCTTTACTGCTCAAGCATGGCCAAAAGGACTCGGAACAGCTACCTATTATATCTATCCTGACAACCTTAACCTGATTACCCTGCCCGACGGCTCCGGACAGGAAAAACTGGCAATCTTAACACAGTAG
- the ruvB gene encoding Holliday junction branch migration DNA helicase RuvB gives MCYNSLKSSEEESTIARIITGKPLAEDVSLDSNLRPKSLAEFIGQAKIKDNLGIAISAARARGEALDHVLLYGPPGLGKTTLANIIAIEMGVSIRITSGPAIERSGDLAAILTNLHAQDILFIDEIHRLGRPVEEVLYPAMEERALDIVIGKGPTAKSLRLKLPAFTLIGATTRFAQLSAPLRDRFGSVYRMDFYDVPSMESIVKRSAHLLGVQAEAEGLHEIACRARGTPRVANRLLKRVRDYAQVKADGAITREIALTALGRLEVDPIGLDEIDHRLLRSIIEKFGGGPVGLETIAASISEEADTIMDVYEPYLLQLGFLDRTPRGRTVMPLAYKHLGIPYDKKSQPGLF, from the coding sequence TTGTGCTATAATAGCCTCAAATCATCCGAAGAGGAGAGTACCATAGCGCGCATAATTACGGGCAAGCCGCTGGCTGAAGACGTCTCGCTGGACTCCAACCTGCGCCCTAAAAGCCTGGCGGAGTTCATAGGGCAGGCCAAGATAAAAGATAACCTGGGTATCGCCATCTCGGCGGCCAGAGCGCGCGGCGAAGCCCTCGACCATGTGCTGCTCTACGGCCCGCCTGGCCTGGGCAAAACGACCCTCGCCAACATCATCGCCATCGAGATGGGCGTCAGCATCCGCATCACCTCGGGCCCGGCCATCGAGAGGAGCGGCGACCTGGCGGCCATCCTCACCAACCTCCACGCGCAGGACATACTGTTTATAGACGAGATACACCGCCTGGGGCGTCCTGTCGAAGAGGTGCTTTACCCGGCTATGGAAGAACGGGCACTGGACATTGTCATCGGCAAGGGGCCGACCGCCAAGAGCCTGCGCCTCAAGCTGCCGGCCTTCACTCTCATCGGCGCCACCACGCGCTTCGCCCAGCTCAGCGCGCCATTGCGCGACCGCTTCGGCTCGGTTTACCGCATGGACTTCTACGACGTGCCGTCCATGGAATCCATCGTCAAGCGCTCCGCCCATCTCCTCGGAGTACAGGCGGAGGCTGAGGGGTTGCATGAGATTGCCTGCCGCGCCAGGGGAACACCACGTGTGGCTAACCGCCTGCTCAAGCGCGTGCGCGATTATGCCCAGGTGAAAGCCGACGGCGCTATAACGCGCGAGATTGCTCTGACTGCGCTGGGGCGGCTGGAGGTGGATCCCATCGGGCTGGATGAGATAGACCACCGCCTGCTGCGCAGCATCATCGAGAAATTTGGCGGCGGGCCGGTAGGGCTGGAGACCATCGCCGCTTCCATAAGCGAGGAAGCCGATACCATTATGGACGTCTACGAGCCGTATCTGTTGCAACTCGGTTTTCTCGACCGAACGCCGCGGGGACGCACGGTGATGCCGCTGGCCTACAAGCACCTCGGCATCCCCTACGACAAGAAGAGCCAGCCCGGGCTGTTCTAG
- a CDS encoding GIY-YIG nuclease family protein has translation MHRNDKQYYVYIMANKRNGTLYTGVTNNLARRVYEHRNDLFECFTRRYKTHLLVYYEQTGDVNEALNREKQLKNWHRKWKLELIESMNPDWKDLWDEILG, from the coding sequence ATGCATCGAAACGACAAACAATATTATGTCTACATCATGGCCAACAAGCGCAACGGCACTCTGTATACTGGTGTAACAAACAATCTCGCGCGCAGAGTCTATGAACATCGTAACGACCTATTCGAATGTTTCACAAGACGCTACAAAACTCATTTGCTCGTCTATTATGAACAGACCGGCGACGTCAATGAAGCGTTGAATCGCGAGAAGCAGCTCAAAAATTGGCACAGAAAGTGGAAGCTAGAACTAATCGAGAGTATGAATCCTGACTGGAAAGACCTATGGGATGAAATCTTGGGATAA
- a CDS encoding DUF4190 domain-containing protein, with amino-acid sequence MYCNNCGVPNPDESSFCNKCGSRLVPQQSMTQQPQVAATPARKTSGLAIAALVLGIAGFIPPLAICSIPAIILGAIALNQIKKEPAIEGRGMALAGIICGSIALFLWICLIIFWTVLVITNTSTSYDFWVSAVTISTLA; translated from the coding sequence ATGTACTGCAACAATTGCGGCGTACCAAACCCGGATGAAAGTTCATTTTGTAATAAGTGCGGCAGCAGGCTCGTGCCACAGCAGAGCATGACTCAGCAGCCTCAAGTGGCGGCAACGCCCGCCCGTAAAACAAGCGGCCTGGCCATTGCCGCTCTCGTCCTGGGTATTGCCGGATTCATCCCTCCCCTCGCCATCTGTTCCATCCCGGCGATAATCCTGGGCGCTATCGCCCTCAACCAGATAAAGAAAGAGCCTGCCATTGAAGGCAGGGGCATGGCTCTGGCCGGTATCATCTGCGGGTCCATCGCGCTGTTCCTGTGGATATGCCTGATAATCTTCTGGACGGTTTTAGTTATCACAAATACTTCAACCTCGTACGACTTCTGGGTCTCCGCCGTCACGATTTCAACACTGGCCTAA